The Apium graveolens cultivar Ventura chromosome 6, ASM990537v1, whole genome shotgun sequence genome contains a region encoding:
- the LOC141665410 gene encoding uncharacterized protein LOC141665410 — MNCVSWNCRGLGKPRTVRVLCDLVKDRNPDILFLSETISVSRKIEELRIKMGYDSCFSVDKVGRSGGLAVFWRNSARCNITGYSRSHIDLVFLENNVEVWHLSCFYGFPDRARRKESWNLIRALSRLSPLPWCIIGDFNDLLYNSDKQGVHPHPNALMEGFRKAVDDSELCELDLLGGLFTWEKSRGKDDWVRERLDRAFANMSWWARFPLCKLKVIVTPVSDHDPI; from the coding sequence ATGAATTGTGTTAGCTGGAACTGTCGAGGACTTGGGAAGCCTCGTACAGTTCGTGTTCTATGCGATCTTGTTAAGGATCGTAATCCCGATATTTTATTTTTAAGTGAAACTATTTCAGTAAGTAGGAAAATTGAAGAACTTCGTATTAAGATGGGTTATGATAGTTGCTTTTCAGTTGATAAGGTGGGAAGAAGTGGAGGTTTAGCAGTTTTCTGGAGGAATTCAGCGAGGTGCAACATTACGGGATACTCTCGTAGTCATATTGATCTTGTTTTTTTAGAGAATAATGTTGAAGTGTGGCATTTGTCTTGTTTCTATGGTTTTCCCGACCGTGCCAGAAGGAAGGAATCCTGGAATTTGATTCGAGCTTTATCTAGATTATCTCCCCTTCCTTGGTGCATTATAGGTGATTTTAATGACTTGTTATACAATTCGGATAAACAAGGAGTGCATCCTCACCCTAATGCTTTAATGGAAGGTTTTAGAAAGGCTGTAGATGATAGTGAGCTTTGTGAGTTAGATTTGTTGGGTGGTTTGTTTACCTGGGAAAAAAGTCGAGGGAAGGATGATTGGGTTCGAGAACGTCTGGATCGAGCGTTTGCTAATATGAGCTGGTGGGCTAGATTTCCTTTGTGTAAGTTGAAGGTTATTGTCACTCCAGTGTCTGACCATGATCCTATATAG